Genomic segment of Mercurialis annua linkage group LG6, ddMerAnnu1.2, whole genome shotgun sequence:
tatGACCAATTCACCCTAaccagattgttagttatgctcaaaaccgaCCCAAtagggtataaaatctttcaatACACAAAACATTTTgtattcaaaattttccacttctctttaaaagactttacgtcttacacctccttttataTTCGAATCAAAATGCCTttaaaaccatcggttttgtaaACACCTGAAAATTTTCCAAATACCCACATTTTGAATCTGAAATTTTCCCTTTACTTTTCaatacgtttgcaaatttataaaacaattcaattgacaaaatttatgttctctttaaaccaaacttgctaaaatcaatttatcCCCTTTTCGAAAATACACAAACAGTGAAAACATCCTTCGTATTGAAAATACACATTAATTtttcaaacattaaaattttattgtcacctacaaatcttaatttgtaaataaaatcacgatttgaagaaattgttaagcccacaaaattattgttcctttttgtatccaatttgataaaattccttCCTTTCATCAAAAGGGTAAAATTTAACAACGcaaatctctttgtttatgaaaatacttaTATATCCATATACCCAAAGTACTTGGACAAAATCTAATATGAAAGATAAAGTCtcgttaaaaacaaaaatatagtgtaaCACACACATGGAgtataaccaacatccttaatccacaaattcCTAAATCACAAATCTGAAATTATCACGAACACTTTCTAATttgaatctaaccatacaccGCAATTGGCACAATTTTATCTCGAGTGCAACTGCAAAATTTGTTCTTACTCTCTATAAAACACAAGATTTTGACAAAACAGACAGATCCATTACAACGTAAACGTCCAATATCCATCACCATCGTCACAGAGTATTTATCTAGCTATCTGTCGGTAACAGTTTcataatcatttgaaattccacaactttataaatacatttaccacaaagggactcgcgagtttgttccAAAACATccttctcaaaacactttatcgataaaatctattttacataattgtgcgtcagggtgatgacatctctcatccccaaagagttgcatccaaccctaataatttctatgcacgtgatgcatgtactatttgcatgtatcaattattaatttatcttatatttaatgaacatactctgtgttcaatgcaaacctattcatgatattcaaaatgcatgttcatgatatgtctgggcacaattacgtgttgaaaatatttcaaatatttcagcaattcaatctttgaaatccatttctcaattaaacatttgctagacgttacactctgtgagatgtgcactcgataacctcaaaatatttctcaaaattgCTTACTtgtaacctagcaacattcgatgctataaaaCAATTCAACCTAAAATTCTGTTACAACTCTTCCTCATAAATATCAAACTACCCTAAACCTTAATTGAAACTcattcccaaagaaataacacatcaaaacGTTCCTActaaatttaccgccagctcccgcatcgcatcatcagacttgatggaaacaccagtgcaGTAATACACCGATTTATCTTCCCGGTTCAGAGTTTTCAATATCCGATCTAGGATAATCAGATATCATCAGCCAATCCGAGGGAATACTTCCCTCGTATTCCTCGATATCAAAACCCAAAGGTTTTGATCCACGAAACAGAAACAGCAAAACTCCGCGCAATCCTAAACCGAACAAAGGAAATAAGGTCTAAAAGAAggtcttactcaaaggtcaaactATACATCGGGGTAAGCCAACCATAACAACGTGATTAAGTCATCTCACTTGCTActtcgcacgaagagacaaaacaaaaacaatcaacttagtctaacagacaagcgagttaaaCAACGCAAATTATTTTCACAAGAAACAAATCTGTAAATCGTAAACCACGTAAACGtaccattgaacacaattaactcaaacatatttaaaaacaaatcggGATATGTCACAACATATCCTTGAAACCTCATTACAAATTCACCATGTAATTATCtcgtcctttaatagtacgcttcaaaattcgttttgaaattaaaaacaaatacgaaaacttccaaattttgctgagccccaaggttaaaacaaaatcacattttgtaaaaaatctcttcttattaattagttgctttaaaacggatacccaagtatctcagacaataaaattatcgagctagccgagtcattacaactaccaagctcaactcctaaatttgggtgacccaagtcgaacccaaaacaatcgtttataaaacgtatttaaaatatttgtaaatccggaaaagtattttaataaaatttccatcccttcaaattttgggagctcaatttaaaccaatcgctaaacggtaatttaaaactcaagtgagaaatctttgatttcaaacatctattctgtaaatcccaaaaatttaaaatgctggcatactacaacatgataaaataacttcaatgttaaattcttaaaacaatgacttatctcataaaatatcatttgaaaccatcgcttgttaacaccagaccaaacataatatttcaaaatatttactggcaactcaaccaaaaaccatctttttaagaatttaaaattaaacttctcttataattctatgtcgaaacacaaatcggataaaacaatattctcgataaaaatctctaaatcaacatgtggtcaaacaatgcatgaccatcaaacacgttttaaggtttaacccaaaatctctttaattgaaaaataaggctaacgtccaacatacgatcacatttaacatcaacaattgaggccaaagccaagatgtactttattaacaaggcaaaagcagttcaacgcatcacgtaaaataactgtaacattaCCATAAATTCTAAATCGTTTTAGGCATAAACGACAAGTTTTATCAAACATCATACGCAAGTATGAGTCTTTaggaaaatttaccaacctatgatttcccgagaaatcaaaagcaattataatcacccaagtgaaataatctcaacatgataaaacacagcaattaacatccaagtgaaataaattgtcaatcaaagcatcaataccaaataaggacAGACaaacatcacctataggatgtaggctgaaggtttgaaagcaaatgatgacgtttaaaagacaagacatgaatcctaattccgcagtagttcctaagacacgatatcaacttatcatgccaaaaacacataacaattaacatgcataaggccttggtttgaaaccaaagctctgataccaagtttgtcacgacccattttcatgaatcgtaaccggcgctagggcataggtaatgtagtaccaacactcgtagctagcctttcttataacatacaatttaattaaacctgcagaaaaccaatgctcgggggcaaccgagacttcagtctaaatctagcagttataatattcactaattaatataacatgcttatccacttctgagtctaaaaataggcataacataaataatccgaaataattatataacatgccagagcaatataactagtcagaccaatccgacaaacaactgttataataataaagacgtctagtcaactactgcggtctaagaataaaacagttttacagtttattaaaataaaaggaacctccgaggaaaagtaaatgcggagatcaccagactctctcagattataaccctggggaaaattgggaaaacaacggggtcagatatactgagatgagtttataccactatctacatttattaagtggaaaacctttaaaaccgtttaaaacatttaaatacgatattacgattaatagttggaaccctaatccacaattctaaataataaccctaatccaacaggtctggtcccgagagctgagcttcaccgagttaccactgaccacacttataccagagtcccgagagctgagctacaccgagttactctacttggtcccgagagctatgctcacaccgagttaccacattaccataattaccttttccagatcattaccggtgcgcacgcagtcctaatgatgcccattaggtagcatgttccaactagaagccataatataaaaacagttcgaaatatacgtacagtatatatatttaatattaaaataacaatttacttaataaagcggtaaatagtaagtacaaactcactgcttgctaatccacgtgataaccgacAAGCCACTAATCctgattcgcctctgaagcacgaacagtagtcgggtctagacaaataaaataattattaaaaacagaccctaactctagagagtactagacaccacataagactagcacaaataacacgtcagaattaaataatccagaacaacacaaaaatacccaaaaggtaacagtgcacaattattacaagtctattgagttcccgtttTAAGAtccgtttcagaaaatattatttaaataataaaatagatcaatttccaaatagtgggttagccgagttaccgataactaccaagctacctcacatgtcgggtgacccaagtctaacccgacccaaaatatttatcgaaaatataaaccatagtttataattctcaaaaaaaaactttgataaaataaatatatttatattcgaTTATAAACCATATTTtataattctcaaaaataacttcgataaaataataatcaaaatttaaaacggaatcCAATAGTtataacttcaagtaacccaagttacaatcaaacACTTAACTGAAATAAGTCAAGAAGACGTTCTAAAAGTTAAAACGTAATTTTAGCTAAAATGGCACAACAAGCCATAATTCACAAAAtcgataattacccaagtaattattcgatttaaaagataaaaataaatatcatttcaaaataatttaaattataactgaaactaacattatttttatttataaaataatgttaacaaaattatttagaaaataaaaacgaTAATTGAAGGTCCGGTttcaaaatctataaaaataacaatttataattagattaattataattaactagTAAATGATAATAAGGAATCCAAAACCATTAAAACAAGGTAAAAGACACAAACCAAATATTTAGAATATGAAAAGCAATTCCAACAAATTGGAAATATAACATTTCCGCCAACTCAATATTAAGCCCAACAATAGAAAAACAATAGTACAAGCCACTTAGAAAGTGACACAACCCCAAATTGAACAACCCAAGCAATTCATCTCCAGAACTATGAACACAGAAATCGAACACAATACAAGTCATATCAAAACTAAGAATGCAAACCAAAAATGGCCAAATTTCAATCATAcagtttaaaaataacattgcCGCCATCATAATAAGAAGAAATTAAAAGCAACAGGTGCTATGGAAGGCCatcaagtatttgaaaaccaaCACTGAACCCAAGATAACAAAACGAATACAGAGATCAATgcaataaataattaatctgTTATGAACAACCAGTTTATACTCCCTAAAAAACATGAAAtatcaaacaaaaataaatcatGGTAGCCAAGGCAATACTAAATGGCATTAGCAAAAGAAAACACAGCCAAGAGAAGGAAGGAAATCGCATTCGCTCTAAGAAAATTATGGATACAATGGTGAATCAATTCTATGATCTCAGATAATCAACAACATCATAGAAGAATAGCATGATCAATACATTAGAATTGAATAAAATGGCAGAATATCACAAGAACAAAATAGCCATGGTATCAAGAAAACGTTAAAACGACGGCGGCTTAAACTGAAAGATTAACATACCGCTCTACGAAAACAAAGTGTAGATCTGAAGAGGATTTGAGTCCACGACGGCTGGGACGAGACGGATTCCAATTTGGTACAAACTTTGCAATGAATGAGATATGGATTTGGACGATGAAATTCAGAGAATTTTGGAATATAAATGAAGGTTAGGGTTTGTAGTTTATGAGAGAATGATTTAGGGTTCAAAACAGGTTTAAAATGACTAATGTATTTAAGGGAAAGAGTTTCGTCACAGCATTGCTAAAATTAAATAGCAATAGTAGGTTACCATTTTTCAAGGGCTTATGGGCttttaatgaaattaaacttcatgggccaaaatattttaattaaataaaaaaaaacacttaaagCATGCATGGGTTTCATTGCTTTCATGGATTTAATTAATTCATGGAGCAAACCAATTAATTAACTCAAACCACGAATCCGCAATCGacttcaaataataatttaaaaataataaataaagaaaaaaaaaaagggatATTACATCAGCAAGCTGCAACATCATAGGAGTGGTCTTAACCTGTTGATCACCAAGCAACTATCTAAACAAAGAAAGAGGCATCCaattaataacattttaaacactattttcacaatataactcgcaagttttaaacaaaacattttttttgaaaaatctcactgataaaatttagtttacataattgtgcgccacggtgatgacagctctcatcaccaaagagttgcattcaaccctaataatttaatggCGTGACgaatgttctaaatgcatgtatcaattatttatttctcttttaattaatgatcatactcaatgctcaatgcagtttcctattcatGGCATTtcaatgcatgttcatgacatgtctgggcacaattacgtgataaaaacatttcaatttctttaagaagttaacatttgaaatcaatttttttcttcgAAATATGTtttagacattacactctgtgagacgtgcactcgtccatcttgaTATATTTGTCCACCTCCATTATCTTAATCCACCAATCGGAATCGTCATTAATGAATTCTCTCGCATCAACAATGGAACTAAAATTTTACCTAGCAACGAATTCTACCTCGAACAAATTGAAGATTTTCCAAAGACAACAAAGcaacacgaccgccttcacagcTCCACTATCAGTTTTGGTATATCGCCGATCTAAGAGAACACAGtatattactacactgatcaacctaTAACACAGTTTCCACATTCTTTTCCAGAATGCTAAAAGCCGAAAGATTTTGATACtacaatttatcacaaacgagCCCGACGTAAAAATGCATAACGCTCGAAATTTCCACGCACGAGGCAAACACTAACGAGAAAAATTATTCCACCGatgctgagtaatataactcataTCGCCTTCCTCTGACCAGGACAGATTCATAATTCGAATCTGCAaacagctcttgagaatcgctcctcaaatttaaTGATAGGAAAATTAATTACTTCGATTTCCAGGGTCAAACGCTAGATCCGgctaaaacaattataacatcaaaactaatcgcagggtaaaagaaaacaaatgttCGAAATGCACATCGACACCAATACCAAAATTATGCCAAAGAAAACTAGCGAGAAATaccctcacgtgctactccacacaatgaggtcAACGAGGACAAAAACTGATATGGCTTAACTTAATCAAACACgagatataataataataacatagcAATATAGATCAAGAATTGTTCACACATCCGATAAACACTTGAGCATCTtacagtaaaacaattactcaatAAGATAGGTAaccaatataaatttcaaaggaTTAAGCATAGAACATCTTATGTGATCAACAAATGGTAGCAACTCAAACAGTCCAACAATGACTAAACTATCGAGTCAAATAAAAACATCCAATCAGATTAAAAACATTATTACTGTAGAtagtgaaaataatattttaggataTCGTGTCCAAACTACCCATTTAACTTTTTGCATCAAACCACCAGTTaggtaaaaataattttcttaaagtaatttaaaaccaatacgtggccaacaacgtaattcacaaatcgtgaaaaagatttttcggtcaaaaatcatttaaacccaAAACAATGTCAAGCctgacaaatatttaaaaaaaaatctaagctcTCGGGCAAAAACAGGAGTACTCTCAAACAATTTAATGCCAACAACATCATTAAAGCATAATAGCCAAAATATATTACACAAGTGAAAAGCAACATCATCAAGATAAGGCAactaacatcatacccaagtatgacataagaaaaattaccaacataagatttcccgagaaatcaaaagcaattaattcactcaagtgaaataacatcaatataataaaataaaagcataattaatgactgacttgacgcaatcctatcggtgtaggcagaaagttttaaaatcataagatgacgtttcaaaagacaagacacgagtcataattccgcagtagtacctatgactcaataacaaacttaacagagtaaacacatagcaaacaaatggccttggtttgaaaccaaagctttgataccaaatttgtcacgacccaatttcatggatcgcgaccggcgctagggtatgggtatggttgtaccaaaacccgtagcaaaccttgcggaaaacaaccaTTCATATAAATGTgtagaaaatccaatgctcggtggcaaccgagactccaaattaaactaacagtttaaatatagtTACTTCCATTAAATAATGAATCACCAaagttaaacaataataatgtcAAAGCATTATATAAagtcagtcagaccaatccgacaaacaaacttgaataataataaggacttctaattactactgcggtctaagaataaaattagtttgacaacttgattaaaataaacctccgaggaataaagaatcggagatcagcagactcgctcaaataataaacctggaaaatagggaaacaacggggtcagatatactgagatgagttcgcaatactattaacatttattaagttttaaaatccttaaatcaaaaccttttatactaatataatatgattatggaataacagtattgaaatgatcccagcttAAGTATGACAtacatactgataaacccagagtggacgggaacaaatcctcgtcatataccagcgtaagcaagacattagtctgccgattccagagtacttaccggtgcacacagtctcgatacaagcctatcgagtagctcgttccaatccagatccataatccgtaaaacagttcaaaacatttataatactaaaatatgatgcggtacttaataaagaggtaaatagcactacaaactcacgtaggactagcatcttaaacacgagcagtcgacgggtctaaaacattaattaagttgaaaattcattcaacccctaactctaataatactagacaccacgtaggactagcatcttaaaCACATTCAAAGAACAATATTCGAACAAAAGTAATCTCAAAGTCAAAGTACAGATACATCCCACCAATCCAATAactagttaagcttaggtgagttctcgaTAAAAACAAACCAcggtaattattaatttagataTCATCTTttgaaatccaaagaaaatctcagagtagtgtgttagccattaATCAAGTGAAATAGTATATTAAATTTACTCAAACCTGTGGATATGATGCCTGGGGTGTCGCCCCGGAGGTTGAACCGTAATGCTGTCTTCCCCAATAGTCCGCCTGGGGTCTGTCCGAGGTCCCCCCACCTCGGTGTGAAAAAATAAGGGCTCTGGGTTAGGGTACACATGCTCTGGACGAGGCTGTGGAGGCACTCTGGGTGGCTGTCGACGCCGTCCTCTGATATTATTCCACTCCGGACGCTTCAAAACAGATATTATTCCACCAGCGCGATCCAAAATAATTGCTACTTTTCATTGCTTGATAACATGCTCCCGGAGATGACTCAAAAAATATTCATAGCTTGCAGCGCTCTCGGATTCGACAAGTGCAAAGGCAAGTGGCATTATGTGGTTGTTTCCATCTATTGTCGATGCAATCAACAGGGTCATTGTATATTTCCCGTACAAATGAGTCCCGTCGACGAATAAACAGGTTTTAAAAAAGCAAATACAGTTGTCATCGGGTAGAAGGTCCAAAACATTCTGCTAAACATCCTCATTCGAGGGTTTTCAATTTGGTTTGTGTAAATTACATCGCCTGTTTAATAGAATTTGCATATAATTACAGTCGGCAACTAATTGTCTTGGCAtggaaaaaattacataaacatAGTGCTTAAAAACATACCCTCTGCATGCCAGAATGATCCGGGATTTGTGACCTTCACATTGGCCATGAAGCTACAAACCTCGGCGAAAGAGTCATTCCAGTTCCCGTAAACACTGCATATTGCCTTCTCCTTAGCTAACCAAGGTCTTTTATAGGTAGGCATTGCAAAAAATCTTTCCCAAATACAAGCCAAGAGTGTCTTGATGCGTATGTCGCGTTGTTCCAACACCTGGTCCTTGATAAAGTCTGCAATTCGGCTGGCCCCAAAATTCCGATGGTCGCGACCTGTCACAAAATATTTGCACATGTGTGGCCCCTTATATTTTGTCAGGGTCCATGTATGAGTTGCTTGTAGCTTAGTGGCCCGCACCCACCATCCGCAGCTTTCGTTGTGTCGGCAAACCAACACGACTGTCTTGGGGGTGGTCCGATGAAACTGGTGCTCCTTCCTCATAGCCATTGAATAAGCGGTCGCACAGGTCTGAACAGCATCGCGGCTTTTGAAGATCATCCCCGTTTGAAACTCCATTCCAGGCTACCAAGTAAAATTGGGGATCTCACCCTCATTCAAGTCAACAACAAAATCGTCAACATTTACACGGCAAACGTGTTCGAGAAGATGCGACTGGTACTGAGTTTGTTCTCTCCTAAATTGGCCACTTCTAACTCGGCATCGATGTCTTCTGTATCATCTTCGTCGCTCCCGTAAAagttttcttcatcttcttcatcactGCTCCGTACTGACTCACAGTCCCACTCTGACTCACTCGAATTGCTCAATTCCAATTGTTCCAGCAAAATTTCAGTTCCACCCAAAATCCAGTACTCCACGTAGAACTCCATAATCCGTAGATTCTGACATCTCACAGCTTCGGTTAGTATTCCAAATAAGTGGTTATTGTCCTGCACTAAAAAGAGTGCGTACGAATCTTCTTCACCCTTTACAAATTTAGGCAGTCTTAATAAAATTTGTGTAATCCCCACTTATGAGTTAGTAGAGTTCGATCCACTACAAACTGctcttttacaaatgttaaccAATTCTTCGAAATTCATTCGTACACTAAGTGGCATCTCTACTCGACAACCACCGTGATATTCTACTCCACGGGGAGAGTTTACAATTTGCCCATTGAACCATATTAGAAACGATAGATTGAGTGTCGTCATTACTAcacattttttaacaaaaattaaattatctatttttagtATTTGTTCACAAATTATGCTAGCAATTTCAAATGTATAgcatttttaacgatattttacttacaataaataattataataattataaatttataatatttctcTAAATTAGACTAATCCCTAACATGTTATTAAAatgcaaataatttttataattatataaaattatttaaattataacattattctaaattataataaatttttacatatttaatattttgacaataaaatacaaaaaaatcctaaataattatgaatttataatatttcCCTAAATTAGATTAATCCCtcacattttattaaaatgcaactaatttttatatatgctaaaatctttaaattataactttattctaaattataataaatttttacatatttaatatttcaacaaaaaaatacaaaaaaacctaataaataattataacaattttgaatttataatatttcCCTAAATTAGACTAATCCCTATCATGCCATTAAAATgcaactaatttttatttaattataacattattttaaattataataaatctttacatatttaacaattcgacaataaaatactaaaaatcctaatatttttctatatttgatTAATCCCTAGAATTTTACaactaaactaaattttttaaattatgagaTTTTTTTAGTTTGAACTAATTTTTAACCTCTTGTAGTCCTCAGAAAAATAATGCATAAAATAATACGCTGTGCGGTTGTAATATTGCAACACATTTCTCCGATATTCCAAAATTACAAAACCGCAAATTTAAACTGAGAAAATTTTGGgtaaaatttttttttaataaaaaaaatgtaaaaaactGGGGAgggaagaagagaagaaagtATTGTGATTTTGGCAGTGACTTTTGTCGTTTGGGTGTGCTGGTTGCACACCCAATTTATAGAATTGCGGACACAATCATTGATTCCCAGCAAATCACTGATTCCCATGT
This window contains:
- the LOC126686400 gene encoding uncharacterized protein LOC126686400, which codes for MEFQTGMIFKSRDAVQTCATAYSMAMRKEHQFHRTTPKTVVLVCRHNESCGWWVRATKLQATHTWTLTKYKGPHMCKYFVTGRDHRNFGASRIADFIKDQVLEQRDIRIKTLLACIWERFFAMPTYKRPWLAKEKAICSVYGNWNDSFAEVCSFMANVKVTNPGSFWHAEGDVIYTNQIENPRMRMFSRMFWTFYPMTTVFAFLKPVYSSTGLICTGNIQ